A genome region from Myroides fluvii includes the following:
- a CDS encoding PepSY-like domain-containing protein: MNKKIIAIALFTTLSFTFTACSSDDNNPVQIEQVTLEQLPTTTQQFIANTFPNASVVGANKVTKPNYYGSYYKITLNNRVEIDFDQDGNWTEIETEDRSAIPTDFLVQEVPLIYAYTTEHYKANYIIEIDRERKGYEVKLNNELELIFNKDQVFVGIDSDTADDDELISYVDLPPSVQSLLNEHFSSSEFVLIKKEVDAKETEYKVYTTDGFQLEFNQAGDWMAIESKQGKEIPTALFPATITTYIQQHYSAFKHTGIEKKRTGYEVELKKGKQEIELLFDQEGNLLGIDDD; this comes from the coding sequence ATGAACAAGAAAATAATTGCTATAGCCCTTTTCACTACACTGAGTTTTACTTTTACAGCTTGCAGTAGTGATGACAACAATCCGGTACAAATCGAACAAGTAACGTTAGAACAACTGCCTACAACAACGCAACAGTTTATTGCCAATACGTTTCCGAACGCTTCGGTAGTGGGTGCTAATAAAGTAACGAAACCCAATTACTACGGTTCTTATTACAAAATTACGCTCAACAATCGGGTGGAGATTGATTTTGATCAAGACGGAAATTGGACAGAAATTGAAACAGAAGATCGCTCTGCGATTCCAACAGATTTTCTAGTTCAAGAAGTGCCGTTAATCTACGCTTATACCACCGAACACTATAAAGCCAATTACATCATTGAAATTGATCGAGAGCGCAAAGGATATGAAGTGAAGTTAAACAATGAATTAGAACTAATCTTCAACAAAGATCAAGTATTTGTTGGAATTGACAGCGATACAGCTGATGACGATGAATTAATTTCTTATGTGGACTTACCTCCTAGCGTTCAATCACTTTTAAACGAACATTTTTCTTCTTCTGAATTTGTGCTGATTAAGAAAGAAGTGGATGCAAAAGAAACAGAATATAAAGTGTATACAACCGATGGGTTTCAGCTCGAGTTTAACCAAGCAGGAGATTGGATGGCTATCGAATCCAAGCAAGGAAAAGAGATTCCTACAGCCCTATTTCCAGCAACAATCACGACCTACATCCAACAACATTACAGTGCTTTTAAACACACAGGAATAGAGAAAAAAAGAACTGGATATGAAGTAGAATTGAAAAAGGGAAAACAAGAAATAGAACTTTTATTTGACCAAGAAGGTAACTTGCTTGGTATAGATGACGATTAA
- the porY gene encoding HAMP domain-containing sensor histidine kinase, producing MKLHHYMLGYLSVGIIVVLTAWVGLFYAFMTDEVYDNIDDGLKNSKTEIIKKAYSNPQVESFLPFGTNGFRITPLEPGEYAKKNVFSTAMIYMDADDNDEPVRMLTTTFIDQKGDPYLLEIRTSTIEADDLLRDFGLAVFILYLALLASIYIINHFLLKRAVWSPFYRLLHNLKTYTLGQKIITAETQTPIKEFADLQREINKMIERIEDMVEQQKTFVSNAAHESQTPLAIINNKLELLVEAEDLSEHQINQIQSIHQSLTRLIKLNKSLLMLAKIENKQFVQYQEVYFNQIAKDLVEDWEDILTYKNIEIVLQELAPSRSVLMDKGLAITLVQNLLKNAITHNIPQGKIVIEFQTNSFSISNTSIWKTPLDEKLIYNRFYRSTTNEESTGLGLALVQTIIKVTPPLSMHYEYNGMHCFSIRW from the coding sequence ATGAAATTACACCATTATATGTTGGGCTATTTGTCTGTTGGAATCATCGTGGTTTTAACCGCTTGGGTTGGTCTTTTTTATGCATTTATGACAGATGAAGTCTATGATAATATTGACGATGGCTTAAAGAACAGCAAGACTGAAATCATCAAAAAAGCCTATAGCAACCCGCAGGTAGAGAGCTTTTTGCCGTTTGGCACGAATGGATTCCGCATTACCCCTTTAGAACCAGGTGAATACGCTAAAAAAAACGTCTTCAGTACAGCAATGATCTATATGGATGCCGACGACAATGACGAACCTGTTCGCATGTTAACCACTACCTTTATCGATCAAAAGGGAGACCCCTATCTGCTTGAAATTCGAACCTCTACTATTGAAGCAGATGACTTATTACGCGATTTTGGCTTAGCCGTATTTATCTTGTATCTCGCCTTGTTAGCGAGTATTTATATCATTAACCACTTCCTGCTGAAACGCGCCGTTTGGAGCCCCTTCTATCGTTTATTACACAACCTAAAAACCTATACCCTAGGCCAAAAAATAATTACCGCTGAAACACAAACCCCTATTAAGGAATTTGCAGATTTACAACGCGAAATAAACAAGATGATTGAACGCATTGAAGACATGGTCGAACAACAAAAAACCTTTGTCTCTAATGCCGCGCACGAATCGCAAACCCCATTAGCCATCATCAATAATAAACTCGAATTACTAGTAGAAGCAGAAGACTTAAGCGAACATCAAATCAATCAAATTCAATCCATTCACCAAAGTTTAACGCGCTTAATTAAGCTGAACAAATCACTTTTAATGCTCGCTAAGATTGAAAACAAACAATTTGTGCAATACCAAGAAGTGTATTTTAATCAAATCGCAAAAGATCTCGTAGAGGATTGGGAAGATATACTAACCTATAAAAATATCGAAATTGTTCTACAGGAGTTAGCTCCTTCTCGTAGTGTTCTCATGGACAAAGGCTTGGCCATAACCCTAGTGCAAAACTTGCTCAAAAATGCAATTACCCACAATATTCCTCAAGGCAAAATTGTCATTGAATTCCAGACCAATTCCTTTTCAATCAGCAATACAAGTATATGGAAAACACCTTTGGACGAAAAATTAATCTACAACCGATTTTATAGAAGTACCACCAATGAAGAGTCTACAGGATTGGGATTAGCACTAGTCCAAACGATTATCAAAGTTACACCTCCCCTATCTATGCACTACGAATACAACGGAATGCACTGTTTTAGCATTCGTTGGTAG
- a CDS encoding response regulator transcription factor has translation MKILLIEDEKELRSIMKESLAKEHYIVEMAENYKQGIEKLVGYDYDCILLDIMLPDGNGIDLLREIKRMEKEDSVIIISAKDSIDDKVLGLELGADDYLTKPFHLSELLARIKSVLRRKNQHGFQSIKWNNVEIFTDERTVLVNGSSITLNHKEFELLYYFIVNANRLVTKSSLVEQIWGDNMDEADSYDFVYSQVKNLRKKMKTHQAEVNIQSVYGMGYKLVQE, from the coding sequence ATGAAAATCCTCCTTATAGAAGATGAAAAAGAGCTGCGTTCCATTATGAAGGAGTCTTTAGCAAAAGAGCACTATATAGTTGAAATGGCAGAAAACTACAAACAGGGAATAGAAAAGCTAGTGGGGTATGACTACGATTGTATCCTCTTGGATATCATGCTTCCCGATGGTAATGGCATAGATTTACTACGGGAAATCAAGCGAATGGAAAAAGAGGACTCGGTCATTATTATTTCGGCCAAAGACTCCATTGACGACAAAGTTCTGGGACTAGAACTAGGTGCGGATGACTACCTGACAAAGCCCTTTCATCTATCTGAATTACTCGCGCGTATTAAATCCGTCTTAAGGAGAAAAAATCAACATGGTTTTCAGAGTATTAAGTGGAACAACGTGGAAATATTCACAGATGAACGCACCGTTCTGGTAAATGGCAGTTCCATAACCTTAAACCACAAAGAATTTGAATTGTTGTACTACTTCATTGTAAACGCCAATCGATTGGTGACCAAATCTTCTTTGGTGGAACAAATATGGGGGGATAATATGGATGAGGCCGATAGCTATGATTTTGTATATTCACAAGTCAAAAACCTTCGAAAAAAAATGAAAACACACCAAGCGGAGGTCAATATACAATCCGTTTATGGCATGGGATATAAACTTGTACAGGAATAA
- a CDS encoding OmpA family protein: MKKITLSLLALTVGICANAQDKPYNKWSVDLNAGIAKPVGTLSKGYTAKTFENLHLDGGVRYSINNKIGVKASFGYDKIDNWTNSNLNVQSNFYRTSLEGVVNLGRVLNFENWTNTLGLQFHAGGGYSWLNGDNFSGTDNMGHIMAGLTGQVKLHRRVALNADFTVIQNTQHDRTWDGLNTTDRAVFQGTMFNASMGISIYLGKHGQHADWYSEESQTKKDINSLANRLDQIEAMLVDTDNDGVADYLDLEPNTPAGALVDSRGRNIDKNNNGIADNIEDYFQEKYGNTSEMNADDAAMVKELINKGYVAVNFDFDKVQPTTIEGVNFIVAYMKNNPSASLEVNGYADSTGNKDYNQKLSTRRANAVKDLLVKAGVPAGKVSAKGNGIDGSQAKNIARKVVFKVN, from the coding sequence ATGAAAAAAATCACATTATCTTTGTTAGCACTTACGGTAGGTATCTGTGCTAATGCTCAAGACAAGCCATACAATAAGTGGTCAGTTGATTTAAACGCAGGTATTGCTAAGCCAGTAGGAACATTGAGCAAAGGATACACTGCTAAAACATTTGAAAACTTACATTTAGATGGTGGTGTTAGATATAGCATCAACAACAAAATTGGAGTTAAAGCTTCTTTTGGTTATGACAAAATCGATAACTGGACAAACAGTAATTTAAATGTTCAAAGTAATTTCTACAGAACAAGTTTAGAAGGAGTTGTAAACTTAGGTAGAGTTTTAAACTTTGAAAACTGGACAAACACATTAGGCTTACAATTTCACGCAGGTGGGGGATACTCTTGGTTAAACGGAGATAACTTTTCTGGAACAGACAACATGGGACACATCATGGCTGGTTTAACAGGACAAGTGAAATTACACCGTAGAGTAGCTTTAAATGCTGACTTCACTGTGATTCAAAATACACAACACGACAGAACTTGGGACGGTCTAAACACTACAGATCGCGCTGTTTTCCAAGGAACAATGTTTAACGCTTCAATGGGTATCTCTATCTATTTAGGTAAACACGGTCAACACGCTGACTGGTATTCTGAGGAATCTCAAACTAAAAAAGACATCAACTCTTTAGCGAACAGATTAGATCAAATCGAAGCTATGTTAGTTGACACAGATAACGACGGAGTAGCTGATTACTTAGACTTAGAGCCTAATACACCAGCTGGAGCTTTAGTTGATTCTAGAGGAAGAAACATTGACAAAAACAACAACGGTATCGCTGACAACATCGAAGATTATTTCCAAGAAAAATACGGAAATACATCAGAAATGAATGCTGACGACGCTGCAATGGTTAAAGAATTAATCAACAAAGGGTACGTAGCTGTTAATTTCGATTTCGATAAAGTACAACCTACTACTATTGAAGGTGTAAACTTCATCGTTGCTTACATGAAAAACAATCCTTCAGCTTCTTTAGAGGTTAATGGATATGCTGATTCAACAGGAAACAAAGATTACAACCAAAAATTATCTACAAGACGTGCTAACGCAGTTAAAGATTTATTGGTTAAAGCTGGAGTTCCTGCAGGTAAAGTTTCTGCTAAAGGAAATGGTATCGACGGATCACAAGCTAAAAACATCGCAAGAAAAGTAGTTTTCAAAGTAAACTAA
- a CDS encoding PepSY-like domain-containing protein encodes MKKLNTLFLGILSVFALLMSEPIQAKDVIITKSELPKKALAFMDTHFNGKTIQLVEKDVDLLTVSYKVTFADQVEIEFDKKGEWDEVDGNKAPLPTTFILAPIVTYVKTNYPEAHIVKIDKETRLFEVKLDNGLELEFSKSGVFKRIDN; translated from the coding sequence ATGAAAAAATTAAACACGTTATTTTTGGGAATTCTCAGTGTATTTGCTTTACTAATGAGCGAACCTATACAAGCAAAAGATGTGATTATAACAAAAAGTGAATTACCTAAAAAGGCACTAGCTTTTATGGATACACATTTTAATGGTAAAACGATTCAACTGGTAGAAAAAGATGTTGATTTACTCACTGTATCCTATAAAGTAACCTTTGCGGATCAGGTCGAAATAGAATTCGACAAAAAAGGAGAATGGGACGAAGTGGACGGCAATAAGGCTCCTCTTCCAACAACATTTATCTTAGCACCGATTGTAACCTATGTAAAAACAAACTATCCTGAAGCTCACATTGTCAAAATAGATAAGGAAACTCGACTATTTGAAGTAAAATTAGACAATGGACTTGAATTAGAATTCTCTAAATCGGGAGTATTTAAACGCATTGACAACTAA
- a CDS encoding DUF3817 domain-containing protein — protein sequence MVNLFRIIAFLEGVSLLVLIFIAMPLKYIWDSPYMVQKVGMAHGILFIAYIVFAVLIKNELKWSNKTLFLACIASIIPFGTFVVEKKIKKQINEKNA from the coding sequence ATGGTTAATCTATTTAGGATTATAGCTTTTTTAGAAGGAGTATCTCTTCTTGTGCTTATATTTATCGCCATGCCTCTAAAATATATATGGGACAGCCCGTATATGGTACAAAAAGTAGGGATGGCTCACGGTATCTTATTCATTGCATACATCGTTTTCGCTGTTTTAATAAAGAATGAGTTAAAATGGTCAAACAAAACCTTATTTTTAGCGTGTATTGCCTCAATAATCCCATTTGGCACATTTGTGGTGGAGAAAAAAATAAAAAAGCAAATTAACGAAAAAAATGCCTAA
- a CDS encoding aminoglycoside 6-adenylyltransferase, with amino-acid sequence MYNPDDIQNKILDLASNDSRIRAVLLNGSRANSHIKADIHQDFDLLLVVNALDSFLEDRSWLLTLGTPLVQQLPDEMELGKDDSIEKVSFTFLTIFREGFRLDITLFPKEKIETHFTSDSLTVVWLDKDYLFQDIAPTSDKDYHVQRPTQRQFNEVSNEFWWCITNVAKGLKRGEVTYAKEMLETVVRPVFMEMIAWSIGAQHHFSVSVGKSGKFMQQYLTEPQYQRLLQTYSDSSIIRNWQALFVMMDYFLELQQEVAHALNLHHNKEEARGVRHFVDTLYALEE; translated from the coding sequence ATGTACAATCCTGACGATATTCAAAATAAAATCCTTGATCTAGCCTCTAACGACAGTAGAATACGCGCTGTATTGCTCAATGGATCAAGGGCGAATTCACATATCAAAGCAGATATTCATCAAGATTTTGATCTTTTATTGGTGGTGAATGCCCTGGATTCTTTTTTAGAAGATCGTTCCTGGTTGTTAACATTGGGAACTCCATTAGTGCAACAGTTGCCAGATGAAATGGAATTAGGGAAAGACGATTCCATTGAAAAAGTGTCTTTTACCTTCCTTACTATTTTTAGGGAGGGGTTTCGTTTAGATATCACGCTCTTTCCCAAAGAAAAAATAGAAACTCATTTTACATCGGATAGTTTGACTGTTGTTTGGCTCGATAAAGATTATTTGTTTCAGGATATTGCACCAACTTCAGATAAAGACTATCATGTTCAAAGGCCTACACAACGTCAATTTAATGAGGTTAGCAATGAATTTTGGTGGTGCATTACCAATGTGGCAAAGGGCTTGAAACGAGGTGAAGTAACCTATGCGAAAGAGATGTTGGAAACAGTCGTTCGTCCTGTTTTTATGGAGATGATTGCTTGGAGTATTGGTGCTCAGCATCACTTTTCCGTTTCCGTAGGGAAATCAGGTAAATTTATGCAGCAATATTTAACAGAGCCTCAATATCAGAGGCTGTTGCAAACGTATAGTGATTCGTCGATTATCCGCAATTGGCAAGCGTTGTTTGTCATGATGGATTACTTTCTGGAACTCCAACAAGAAGTAGCGCATGCTCTGAATCTCCACCACAATAAAGAAGAGGCAAGGGGTGTTCGTCATTTCGTGGACACCCTCTATGCTTTGGAGGAGTGA